A single window of Corythoichthys intestinalis isolate RoL2023-P3 chromosome 21, ASM3026506v1, whole genome shotgun sequence DNA harbors:
- the LOC130909246 gene encoding gastrula zinc finger protein XlCGF17.1-like isoform X4 → MSDVSQDHCPERQESARVKEEESPYIKEEQQEFVHIKDVSGKLLFPEYVEPDCPPIEKEEDMRENPNIKMKDPFAFKKEESRYPHVAEEMVMQIKKEDELPCFNEEADIADLTFKPLKSEDEAGKGLKHLNDGGSSTDGLMMKYDNKRYKCPQCGKGFGYKMSLKRHRSSHTGEKPFACTACDKKFTEKGDLKIHTRIHTGEKPFACSVCGQTFTQRQHLKSHTRTHTGEKPFSCSVCGQRFSLKGGLEIHTRTHTGEKPFFCSFCGQRFSQKGSLEIHIRTHTGEKPFSCSFCGKGFPAKSDLTKHTRTHTGEKPFSCPICGQKFTAKRNLEIHTRTHTGEKPFSCSFCGQRFSWKDQVMRHACVLV, encoded by the coding sequence ACGTCAGTGGAAAATTGCTTTTTCCTGAATATGTTGAGCCAGACTGCCCTCCCATTGAAAAGGAAGAAGACATGAGAGAAAATCccaatataaaaatgaaggacCCGTTTGCCTTTAAAAAGGAGGAGTCACGGTACCCTCATGTGGCAGAGGAGATGGTGATGCAGATTAAAAAAGAGGATGAGCTGCCATGCTTTAATGAGGAGGCGGACATTGCCGACCTGACCTTTAAGCCCCTGAAGAGTGAAGATGAGGCAGGAAAAGGGTTGAAGCATCTGAACGACGGCGGTAGCTCAACAGATGGCCTGATGATGAAATATGACAACAAGCGCTACAAATGCCCTCAGTGCGGGAAAGGTTTTGGTTACAAAATGTCTTTGAAAAGGCATCGGAGCAGTCACACTGGTGAGAAACCTTTCGCCTGCACAGCttgtgataaaaaattcacTGAGAAGGGAGatttaaaaatacacacaagaataCATACCGgtgaaaagccttttgcctgttCGGTTTGCGGTCAAACATTCACTCAAAGGCAACACTTAAAAAGTCACACGAGAACACATACCGGGgagaaacctttttcctgctccgtTTGTGGCCAAAGATTTTCTTTAAAAGGAGGCCTagaaatacacacaagaacgcACACTGGTGAGAAACCCTTCTTCTGCTCATTTTGTGGCCAAAGATTCTCGCAGAAGGGAAGCTTAGAAATacacataagaacccacactggagaaaaacctttctcctgctcattttgtggtAAAGGATTCCCTGCCAAGTCTGATTTAACGAAACACACGAGAACCCACacaggagaaaaacctttttcctgcccaATTTGTGGCCAAAAATTCACCGCGAAGCGAAACCTAGAAATACACacgagaacccacactggtgagaaacccttctcctgctcattttgtggcCAAAGATTCTCATGGAAAGATCAGGTTATGAGACACGCGTGTGTGTTGGTGTGA